Proteins encoded in a region of the Fundulus heteroclitus isolate FHET01 chromosome 2, MU-UCD_Fhet_4.1, whole genome shotgun sequence genome:
- the setd6 gene encoding N-lysine methyltransferase setd6 isoform X1, whose amino-acid sequence MAAEAKRLKVDDGLGRLQDFLQWCDKVGLVLSKKVCVTTEGTVADYGMVAKEDIEEGEVLFTIPRSALLDQETTKVSALLKKEKSSLESSSGWVPLLLALLYESTSSQSHWKPYLSLWPDFKALDHPMFWSKEERDKLLKGTGIPEAVAKDLSNIQREYRDVVLPFMTRHPELWNPHTHTLELYTQLVAFIMAYSFQEPQEEEEDDDDEEQENKASSPPMMVPMADMLNHISSHNANLEFNPDSLKMVSLRAIRKGEEVFNTYGQMANWQLLHMYGFTEPYPDNSNDTADIPISCLYQAAKQDIQSDAEQQLFKERLEVLCQLMQENGAVVFGKRGCLTESELHAALKLLCMSQDEFSEFKDNEGWEEDDEDEEKISQAFSNEDLPDLKASWKRLIHEAARLTLRSYGDAEMESERLLMEDEAARKGLSSRQWRALQVRFGQKMILHRLLELTAS is encoded by the exons ATGGCAGCTGAAGCGAAGCGTCTGAAG GTAGATGATGGTTTAGGCCGCCTGCAGGACTTCCTTCAGTGGTGTGACAAAGTTGGTCTGGTCCTCAGTAAAAAG GTTTGTGTGACCACAGAGGGAACAGTGGCAGATTATGGGATGGTGGCGAAGGAAGACATAGAGGAAGGGGAGGTTTTGTTCACCATCCCCAGATCTGCTCTTCTCGATCAGGAAACGACAAAGGTTTCAGCCTTGTTGAAGAAAG AGAAGTCGTCTCTGGAGAGCTCCTCTGGTTGGGTGCCCCTGCTGCTGGCTCTGCTTTACGAGTCCACGTCATCTCAGTCCCACTGGAAACCTTACCTCTCTCTGTGGCCTGATTTCAAAGCACTGGATCATCCCATGTTCTG GTCTAAAGAGGAACGAGACAAACTGCTGAAGGGAACAGGAATCCCAGAGGCAGTGGCAAAAGACTTATCCAACATCCAGAGAGAGTACAGAGACGTAGTCCTGCCTTTCATGACCAGACATCCGGAGCTGTGgaacccccacacacacactctagAGCTGTACACACAGCTGGTGGCATTCATCATGGCCTACAG CTTCCAGGAGccgcaggaggaagaggaggatgacgACGATGAGGAGCAGGAGAACAAGGCCTCCAGCCCTCCGATGATGGTCCCCATGGCAGACATGCTCAATCACATCTCCAGCCACAATGCTAATCTGGAGTTCAATCCA GACAGCCTGAAGATGGTTTCTCTGCGAGCCATACGGAAAGGAGAGGAGGTGTTCAACACATACGGACAGATGGCCAACTGGCAGCTTCTGCACATGTACGGCTTCACGGAGCCGTATCCAGACAACAGCAACGACACGGCGGACATTCCCATCTCCTGCCTTTACCAAGCTGCCAAGCAAG ATATTCAGTCTGACGCCGAGCAGCAGCTTTTCAAAGAGCGCCTGGAGGTTTTGTGTCAGCTGATGCAGGAGAATGGAGCTGTGGTGTTCGGTAAACGGGGCTGCCTAACAGAGTCTGAGCTGCACGCTGCACTCAAG CTTCTGTGCATGTCACAGGACGAATTCTCAGAGTTCAAAGACAACGAGGGATGGGAGGAAGACGATGAGGACGAGGAAAAGATCTCCCAGGCTTTCTCCAACGAGGATCTTCCAGATTTAAAGGCTTCTTGGAAACGACTGATCCACGAGGCAGCCCGGCTCACGCTGAGGTCGTACGGGGATGCAGAGATGGAGAGCGAACGGCTGCTGATGGAGGACGAAGCGGCTCGTAAAGGCCTGAGCAGCAGGCAGTGGAGGGCTCTGCAGGTCCGCTTTGGGCAGAAGATGATCCTGCACAGACTGCTGGAGCTCACCGCGTCCTGA
- the setd6 gene encoding N-lysine methyltransferase setd6 isoform X2, whose translation MMRLQVDDGLGRLQDFLQWCDKVGLVLSKKVCVTTEGTVADYGMVAKEDIEEGEVLFTIPRSALLDQETTKVSALLKKEKSSLESSSGWVPLLLALLYESTSSQSHWKPYLSLWPDFKALDHPMFWSKEERDKLLKGTGIPEAVAKDLSNIQREYRDVVLPFMTRHPELWNPHTHTLELYTQLVAFIMAYSFQEPQEEEEDDDDEEQENKASSPPMMVPMADMLNHISSHNANLEFNPDSLKMVSLRAIRKGEEVFNTYGQMANWQLLHMYGFTEPYPDNSNDTADIPISCLYQAAKQDIQSDAEQQLFKERLEVLCQLMQENGAVVFGKRGCLTESELHAALKLLCMSQDEFSEFKDNEGWEEDDEDEEKISQAFSNEDLPDLKASWKRLIHEAARLTLRSYGDAEMESERLLMEDEAARKGLSSRQWRALQVRFGQKMILHRLLELTAS comes from the exons ATGATGAGATTGCAG GTAGATGATGGTTTAGGCCGCCTGCAGGACTTCCTTCAGTGGTGTGACAAAGTTGGTCTGGTCCTCAGTAAAAAG GTTTGTGTGACCACAGAGGGAACAGTGGCAGATTATGGGATGGTGGCGAAGGAAGACATAGAGGAAGGGGAGGTTTTGTTCACCATCCCCAGATCTGCTCTTCTCGATCAGGAAACGACAAAGGTTTCAGCCTTGTTGAAGAAAG AGAAGTCGTCTCTGGAGAGCTCCTCTGGTTGGGTGCCCCTGCTGCTGGCTCTGCTTTACGAGTCCACGTCATCTCAGTCCCACTGGAAACCTTACCTCTCTCTGTGGCCTGATTTCAAAGCACTGGATCATCCCATGTTCTG GTCTAAAGAGGAACGAGACAAACTGCTGAAGGGAACAGGAATCCCAGAGGCAGTGGCAAAAGACTTATCCAACATCCAGAGAGAGTACAGAGACGTAGTCCTGCCTTTCATGACCAGACATCCGGAGCTGTGgaacccccacacacacactctagAGCTGTACACACAGCTGGTGGCATTCATCATGGCCTACAG CTTCCAGGAGccgcaggaggaagaggaggatgacgACGATGAGGAGCAGGAGAACAAGGCCTCCAGCCCTCCGATGATGGTCCCCATGGCAGACATGCTCAATCACATCTCCAGCCACAATGCTAATCTGGAGTTCAATCCA GACAGCCTGAAGATGGTTTCTCTGCGAGCCATACGGAAAGGAGAGGAGGTGTTCAACACATACGGACAGATGGCCAACTGGCAGCTTCTGCACATGTACGGCTTCACGGAGCCGTATCCAGACAACAGCAACGACACGGCGGACATTCCCATCTCCTGCCTTTACCAAGCTGCCAAGCAAG ATATTCAGTCTGACGCCGAGCAGCAGCTTTTCAAAGAGCGCCTGGAGGTTTTGTGTCAGCTGATGCAGGAGAATGGAGCTGTGGTGTTCGGTAAACGGGGCTGCCTAACAGAGTCTGAGCTGCACGCTGCACTCAAG CTTCTGTGCATGTCACAGGACGAATTCTCAGAGTTCAAAGACAACGAGGGATGGGAGGAAGACGATGAGGACGAGGAAAAGATCTCCCAGGCTTTCTCCAACGAGGATCTTCCAGATTTAAAGGCTTCTTGGAAACGACTGATCCACGAGGCAGCCCGGCTCACGCTGAGGTCGTACGGGGATGCAGAGATGGAGAGCGAACGGCTGCTGATGGAGGACGAAGCGGCTCGTAAAGGCCTGAGCAGCAGGCAGTGGAGGGCTCTGCAGGTCCGCTTTGGGCAGAAGATGATCCTGCACAGACTGCTGGAGCTCACCGCGTCCTGA
- the setd6 gene encoding N-lysine methyltransferase setd6 isoform X3, protein MVAKEDIEEGEVLFTIPRSALLDQETTKVSALLKKEKSSLESSSGWVPLLLALLYESTSSQSHWKPYLSLWPDFKALDHPMFWSKEERDKLLKGTGIPEAVAKDLSNIQREYRDVVLPFMTRHPELWNPHTHTLELYTQLVAFIMAYSFQEPQEEEEDDDDEEQENKASSPPMMVPMADMLNHISSHNANLEFNPDSLKMVSLRAIRKGEEVFNTYGQMANWQLLHMYGFTEPYPDNSNDTADIPISCLYQAAKQDIQSDAEQQLFKERLEVLCQLMQENGAVVFGKRGCLTESELHAALKLLCMSQDEFSEFKDNEGWEEDDEDEEKISQAFSNEDLPDLKASWKRLIHEAARLTLRSYGDAEMESERLLMEDEAARKGLSSRQWRALQVRFGQKMILHRLLELTAS, encoded by the exons ATGGTGGCGAAGGAAGACATAGAGGAAGGGGAGGTTTTGTTCACCATCCCCAGATCTGCTCTTCTCGATCAGGAAACGACAAAGGTTTCAGCCTTGTTGAAGAAAG AGAAGTCGTCTCTGGAGAGCTCCTCTGGTTGGGTGCCCCTGCTGCTGGCTCTGCTTTACGAGTCCACGTCATCTCAGTCCCACTGGAAACCTTACCTCTCTCTGTGGCCTGATTTCAAAGCACTGGATCATCCCATGTTCTG GTCTAAAGAGGAACGAGACAAACTGCTGAAGGGAACAGGAATCCCAGAGGCAGTGGCAAAAGACTTATCCAACATCCAGAGAGAGTACAGAGACGTAGTCCTGCCTTTCATGACCAGACATCCGGAGCTGTGgaacccccacacacacactctagAGCTGTACACACAGCTGGTGGCATTCATCATGGCCTACAG CTTCCAGGAGccgcaggaggaagaggaggatgacgACGATGAGGAGCAGGAGAACAAGGCCTCCAGCCCTCCGATGATGGTCCCCATGGCAGACATGCTCAATCACATCTCCAGCCACAATGCTAATCTGGAGTTCAATCCA GACAGCCTGAAGATGGTTTCTCTGCGAGCCATACGGAAAGGAGAGGAGGTGTTCAACACATACGGACAGATGGCCAACTGGCAGCTTCTGCACATGTACGGCTTCACGGAGCCGTATCCAGACAACAGCAACGACACGGCGGACATTCCCATCTCCTGCCTTTACCAAGCTGCCAAGCAAG ATATTCAGTCTGACGCCGAGCAGCAGCTTTTCAAAGAGCGCCTGGAGGTTTTGTGTCAGCTGATGCAGGAGAATGGAGCTGTGGTGTTCGGTAAACGGGGCTGCCTAACAGAGTCTGAGCTGCACGCTGCACTCAAG CTTCTGTGCATGTCACAGGACGAATTCTCAGAGTTCAAAGACAACGAGGGATGGGAGGAAGACGATGAGGACGAGGAAAAGATCTCCCAGGCTTTCTCCAACGAGGATCTTCCAGATTTAAAGGCTTCTTGGAAACGACTGATCCACGAGGCAGCCCGGCTCACGCTGAGGTCGTACGGGGATGCAGAGATGGAGAGCGAACGGCTGCTGATGGAGGACGAAGCGGCTCGTAAAGGCCTGAGCAGCAGGCAGTGGAGGGCTCTGCAGGTCCGCTTTGGGCAGAAGATGATCCTGCACAGACTGCTGGAGCTCACCGCGTCCTGA